A region of the Curtobacterium flaccumfaciens pv. betae genome:
ACCAGGTGTTGAGCGTCGTCGACCAGTCCCTCGTCGACTTCGTCGTCCAGCACCCGGGCTGCATGGCCATCGACATCGCCCGCTACCTGCGGCTGAACCGTTCGACGATCTCGCGGCAACTGTCCGGGCTCCTCGCGACCGGGCTGGTGCGCACGACCGACGGCGGTAGCGGCAACGCGAAGCCGCTCGAGGCGACCGACGCCGGCCGTGCGGCGCTCGAGCGGTCGGTGCAGCTGCACCGGGACGCGCTCGACGAACGGCTCGCGGACTGGTCGGACGACGACATCGCGTTGCTCGCCGGGCTGCTGGAGCGCCTCGGCGCTTCGGACGAGGCCGGGCTCCCGATGCCGGCACCCACCGAGTCGTGACGACGTCGTTCGTCCTGCTGTCCGACACGCACCTGCCGAAGCGCGCGAGGGACCTGCCGCCCGGGCTGTGGGCCGACGTCGACGCGGCCGACCTCGTGGTGCACGCGGGGGACTGGGTCGACCTGGCGACCCTCGACGCCGTGCAGGCGCGGTCCCGCCGCTTCGAGGGCGTGCGGGGCAACAACGACGGTCCGGAGTTCGACGACCGGCTGCCGCTCGTCGCCCGGTTCGGCGTCGAGGACCTGCGCTTCGCCCTGGTGCACGAGACCGGGGCGTCGACCGGTCGGGAACGGCGGATGGACGCCGAGTACCCGGACACCGACGTGCTCGTCTTCGGTCACTCGCACATCCCGTGGGACACCGTGGCACCGTCGGGGATGCGCCTGCTGAACCCCGGTTCGCCGACCGACCGCCGTCGCCAGCCCGACCACACGTGGATGCGCGGCACGGTCACCGGCGCCGAGCTGTCCGTCGAACTGGTGCGGCTGCCGCCGGTCGCCCGCTAGCCCCGGTTGCCCGCTCGCCCCGGTCGCGTGCCTCCGTCGGCATCCGGAAGAACGCGAGCTCCCACTCCGTCGAACGCCGGAACGCCCGCGCCATCCGCCCTCGCTCGTCGGGAGTCGCGGCACGGGCCAGCTCCTCGACGAGCCGGGTCGCCTCGGCACTCGACGCCGCGAACCCCGGGTCCCCGTACGCCGTGATCCAGTCGGCGAAGGCGTGCCCGTCCGGAGCGACCCCGAGCTGCGACCCGACCCAGGCGTAGACCCGGAAGCAGGGCAGCACCGCGGCGGCGAGCACCGCCGCGGAGCCGGAGTCGGCAGCCTGCTGCAGGTGTGCGAGGTACCCGGCGCACGTGGGGTGCACGGGATCGTCGGCGTGTGAGCCGGCCAGCCGACGGTGGTGCAGGTCGCGGGCCTCGTCGGCACACCCCTGCGCAGCAGCCGCCCAGAACGCAGCAGCAGCGGCAGCACCCGCATCCGAACCGGCACCTGGTGCACCGACCCCGAGCGCCGCCAGGTGCCGCTCGTACGCCCGCAGGTAGTGGACGTCCTGCGCCAGGTAGCCCGCGAACACCTCCGGCTCGAGCGTCCCGTCCCGGAGCGCCACCAGGAACGCGCAGTCGATCGTCTCCTGCAGCATCGATGCCGCATCCGCCCACCACACGTCCGTGTACGACAGCGCCGGCAGGGCTGCCCGCGCCTGCGCCCCGTGGTCGACCGGGCCGTTGCCGCTCCCGACCGACAGCGCATCGGCCCCGCGGAGCGCCGCCGACAGCCACTCCTTCGCCGCCCCGACCGCGAGCTCCCAGTCGCCGTGCCGTGCGGCGAGCGTCGCGATCGCACTGGACAGCGAGCACCCGGTGCCGTGCGTGTTCGTCGTCGCGACCCTGGGGCCGGTGAACACCCGCACGGTGCCGTCCGGTGCCACGAGCACGTCGTCGGAGGTCGGACCCTCGTCGTGGCCGCCCTTCGCCAGCACCAGGACGTCCCACCGCGCCGCCACCGCACGCGCGGCATCCAGCGACGAAGCCGACGTCGATGCAGACGAACCGGAACCAGCCGCACCAGACTCCGCCAGCTCCGCCAGCACCACGAGCTCGGCCCGGTTCGGCGTCACCAGGTCGGCGAGCGCGAACAGCGCCCCCATGGCCGACGCCGCGTCCTCGTCGAGCAGCCGGTCCCCGCTCGTCGCCACCATCACCGGGTCGACGACGACCACCGCCGGCCGGTGCTCCCGCAGCCAGTCCGTCACGACCCGCACGACGTCGGCGGTGCCGAGCATCCCGATCTTCACCGCGTCGACCACGACGTCGTCCGACACCGCGACGAGCTGCTCCCGCAGGAACCCGACGTCCGGCACGTGCACCGACCGCACCCCGTGCGTGTTCTGCGCGACGAGCGCCGTCACGACCCCCATCCCGTACCCGTCGTGCGCGGCGATCGCCTTGAGGTCCGCCTGCATCCCGGCCCCGCCCGTCGGGTCGGTCCCGGCGATGCTCAGCACCCGTGGGACGCTCATGCGTCCGCCCCGTGGTGCGTGGAGGCCGGGAGGACCGGTGCACCTTCTGCGGGCCGCCCCGCCTCCGCCGCGTGGCCGGGTCCAGGGCCCCACGCGGCCACGTACGCCGCCGCGGCGGACCCGGGGTCGGCCGCGGCGCAGATGCCCGACACGATCGCGACGCCCGCGGCACCGGCTGCCCGGAGCGGCACGACGTCGTCGAGGGTCACCCCACCGATCGCCACGCACGGCAGGTCGGTGGCGGCGGCCAACCGGGCGAACCCGTCGTGGCCGAGGGCCGGCGGGTGGTCGGCCTTCGTCGCCGTGGGGTGCACGACCCCGACGCCGAGCAGGTCCACGGTGCCGCGGGGGAGTCGTTCGACGGCAGCCAGGTGCGCGAACGTGTTCGCCGTGAGGCCCACGTGGGCGTCCGCTCCGAGCAGGGCACGGGCGGCCGTGACGGGGACGTCGGACTGGCCGAGGTGCACGCCCGCGACCCGGTGTCCCGCGTGCCGTGCGGCGAGGACGACGTCGAGCCGGTCGTCGACCACCACCCTCGCGCGGTCCCCGACGGCGTCGGCGACCGCGGCGGTCAGGGCGAGCAGGTCACGCGCCGAGGCGTCCTTGTCCCGCACCTGCACGATCCGGACCCCGGCGTGCACGGCGGCGCGGACGACCCCGAGCACCCCGATGCCGTGCCGGTCGGCCAGGGCACCGTCGGTCACCAGGTAGACGCCGAACCCCGCAGACTGCAGCCCGCTCACGCCGACACCGCCCGGGCGTCGAGCGCAGGAGCGGCCTCGAGGGTGATCCGGGCCTCGCGGACGACGTCCTCCGGGGTCAGCGACGCCAGCCGGTCGAGGAACAGCGGCTGGAAGGTCCCCGGTCCGCCGGCCTCCCGTGCCGCGAGCTCGGCGGCGATCGTGTGCACCGCGGTGGCGGCGACGGCAGCGGCCCCCGCGTCCTCCGGCGCGACCGACGTGAAGGCGGCGACGACCGCGCCCAGCGCGCACCCGCCACCGGTGATCCGCGTCAGCAGGTCGGTCCCGTTCGCGACCCGGACCACACCGATGCCGGGCGCGACCAGCAGATCGACCGCACCCGACACGGCCACCGCAGCCACGAGCCTCCCGTCCGCAGCAGCGACGGACGCGACCCGGGCGTCCTCCGTGCCCATGGTGCTGTCGACCCCGCGGCCACCGGCCGAGTCGCCGAGCAGGGCGAGCACCTCGGACGCGTTGCCCCGCAGCACCGTCGGGCGCAGCGCGAGCAGGTCACGCGCCAGGGCGGTCCGCACCGGCAGCGAACCGACGGCCACCGGGTCCAGGACCCACGGGGTGCCCGCGTCACGGGCCGCGTGCACGGCCTCGAGCGCGGCGACCCGCGGTTCGGCGTGCGGGGTGCCGGTGTTCACCAGCAGGGCATCCGCGACGCGGGCGAACGGCCCCGCCTCGGTCGCCACGTCGACCATCGCGGGCGAGGCCCCGAGCGCGAGCAGCACGTTCGCCGTGACGTTCTGCACGACGGTGTTCGTGATGCACTGCACCAGCGGGGCCCGGGCACGCACGGCCTCGAGCAGTTCGGCGGTTCGGTGGGCCCAGGCAGGGGAGGGCGCAACGGTTTCCATGGACGATCCCTTCGCGAGTACGAGCTCGAGCAGGTTCGACGGGTGTGATCTCAGCCGCTGGATGCGGCACCCCGTGTCTCGAGCGACACCGTACACGACGCCCGGTGACCACTTCGAGGCCTGCTCCGGGCACCGTGTGCCAGGGTTGGACCGTGCCAGATGCAACGCCCCCCGGGCCCCCACCCGGCCCCCGCGACCCCGGCGACGCCTGGGCGGTCGGCCCCGACGGCACCAAGGCGTGGGGACGCTTCGGCGCCGCCGGCCTGCTCGTCGACGACGGCGCCGGCCGCGTGCTCCTGCAGCACCGCGTCGAGTGGAGCCACCACGGCGGCACCTGGGGCATCCCCGGCGGCGCACGGCACCAGGGCGAAGCAGCCGTGACCGCCGCCCTCCGCGAATCCGCCGAGGAAGCCGGTGTGCCCGACGACGCGATCGCCCTGCGCCACACGGCACTGCTCGACCTGGGGTTCTGGACCTACACGACCGTCGTGGGGCGCGCCTCCCGACCCTTCGAACCCGTCATCGCCGACCGCGAGAGCCTCGCCCTGTCGTGGATCCCGATCGACCAGGTCGACGACCTGCCCCTGCACCCCGGCTTCGGCAGGTCGTGGCCGGCGCTCCGCGCCACCGTCGCGACCACACCGCACGTCGTCGTCGACGCGGCGAACGTCGTCGGCAGCGTGCCCGACGGCTGGTGGAAGGACCGAGCCGGCGCCGCGTCACGCCTGCTCGCCCAGGTGTCGGCGCTCGCCGCGGGCGGGGTGTCCGCATCGTTGCTGGACCTGCCGTTCGCCCGGTGGTGGCCGCGGTGGACCGTGGTGCTCGAGGGGGAGGCCCGGGCCGCTGCGGACGTCGCCGCCACGGGCGCTGTCGACGTCGTCCGTGCTCCGGCCTCCGGCGACGACGCGATCGTCGAGTCCGCGCGGGCCGCGGTGCAGGCCGGCGACGGGCCGGTCGTCGTCGTGACGGCCGACCGCGAGCTCCGCGACCGCGTCGAGGCCCTCGGCGCGGTCGTCCACGGGCCGTCCTGGTTGCGCGACCAGCTGTAGCCGCCACTCGGACCGCCGTGTTCCGGATGGTCGCGGAGCGGCCGTCGGTCGCTGCCGGTACGCTGGCCCTCACGTCAACGGAGACGCAACACGCAGGAGGTTCCCCTTGGAGCGCATCACCAGGGCCGACGACCGAGTCCACCGCCCCGCCGGGCCGTGGACCCCCACGGTGCACCGGCTGCTCGCCCACCTGCACGAGCAGGGGTTCGTCGCAGCCCCCGAACCCATCGCCCTCGGTGACACCCTCGAGACGGTCTCGTTCGTCC
Encoded here:
- a CDS encoding MarR family winged helix-turn-helix transcriptional regulator, encoding MDHPSSRVRNSDISRAYTELARITRRASIRARGSDQVLSVVDQSLVDFVVQHPGCMAIDIARYLRLNRSTISRQLSGLLATGLVRTTDGGSGNAKPLEATDAGRAALERSVQLHRDALDERLADWSDDDIALLAGLLERLGASDEAGLPMPAPTES
- a CDS encoding metallophosphoesterase family protein, with protein sequence MTTSFVLLSDTHLPKRARDLPPGLWADVDAADLVVHAGDWVDLATLDAVQARSRRFEGVRGNNDGPEFDDRLPLVARFGVEDLRFALVHETGASTGRERRMDAEYPDTDVLVFGHSHIPWDTVAPSGMRLLNPGSPTDRRRQPDHTWMRGTVTGAELSVELVRLPPVAR
- a CDS encoding NUDIX domain-containing protein; the encoded protein is MPDATPPGPPPGPRDPGDAWAVGPDGTKAWGRFGAAGLLVDDGAGRVLLQHRVEWSHHGGTWGIPGGARHQGEAAVTAALRESAEEAGVPDDAIALRHTALLDLGFWTYTTVVGRASRPFEPVIADRESLALSWIPIDQVDDLPLHPGFGRSWPALRATVATTPHVVVDAANVVGSVPDGWWKDRAGAASRLLAQVSALAAGGVSASLLDLPFARWWPRWTVVLEGEARAAADVAATGAVDVVRAPASGDDAIVESARAAVQAGDGPVVVVTADRELRDRVEALGAVVHGPSWLRDQL
- a CDS encoding thiamine phosphate synthase encodes the protein MSGLQSAGFGVYLVTDGALADRHGIGVLGVVRAAVHAGVRIVQVRDKDASARDLLALTAAVADAVGDRARVVVDDRLDVVLAARHAGHRVAGVHLGQSDVPVTAARALLGADAHVGLTANTFAHLAAVERLPRGTVDLLGVGVVHPTATKADHPPALGHDGFARLAAATDLPCVAIGGVTLDDVVPLRAAGAAGVAIVSGICAAADPGSAAAAYVAAWGPGPGHAAEAGRPAEGAPVLPASTHHGADA
- the thiD gene encoding bifunctional hydroxymethylpyrimidine kinase/phosphomethylpyrimidine kinase — translated: MSVPRVLSIAGTDPTGGAGMQADLKAIAAHDGYGMGVVTALVAQNTHGVRSVHVPDVGFLREQLVAVSDDVVVDAVKIGMLGTADVVRVVTDWLREHRPAVVVVDPVMVATSGDRLLDEDAASAMGALFALADLVTPNRAELVVLAELAESGAAGSGSSASTSASSLDAARAVAARWDVLVLAKGGHDEGPTSDDVLVAPDGTVRVFTGPRVATTNTHGTGCSLSSAIATLAARHGDWELAVGAAKEWLSAALRGADALSVGSGNGPVDHGAQARAALPALSYTDVWWADAASMLQETIDCAFLVALRDGTLEPEVFAGYLAQDVHYLRAYERHLAALGVGAPGAGSDAGAAAAAAFWAAAAQGCADEARDLHHRRLAGSHADDPVHPTCAGYLAHLQQAADSGSAAVLAAAVLPCFRVYAWVGSQLGVAPDGHAFADWITAYGDPGFAASSAEATRLVEELARAATPDERGRMARAFRRSTEWELAFFRMPTEARDRGERATGASGRPAAAAPVRRTARRR
- the thiM gene encoding hydroxyethylthiazole kinase; translated protein: METVAPSPAWAHRTAELLEAVRARAPLVQCITNTVVQNVTANVLLALGASPAMVDVATEAGPFARVADALLVNTGTPHAEPRVAALEAVHAARDAGTPWVLDPVAVGSLPVRTALARDLLALRPTVLRGNASEVLALLGDSAGGRGVDSTMGTEDARVASVAAADGRLVAAVAVSGAVDLLVAPGIGVVRVANGTDLLTRITGGGCALGAVVAAFTSVAPEDAGAAAVAATAVHTIAAELAAREAGGPGTFQPLFLDRLASLTPEDVVREARITLEAAPALDARAVSA